A region of Oncorhynchus masou masou isolate Uvic2021 chromosome 29, UVic_Omas_1.1, whole genome shotgun sequence DNA encodes the following proteins:
- the LOC135520740 gene encoding uncharacterized protein LOC135520740 isoform X2, translating into MPSWIRLAVLLSALTVHCFLDGTCPRRDPPPRVLVVSPGSVLVLACSGQVEVNGLEVMVNRAKHTSTTAGNGKYTSVITGVHPTTVSTTTDTTSNRTTVSTTTDTTSNGTTVSTTTDTTSNRTTVSTTTDTTSNGATVNTTTDTTSNGTIVGTTTDTTSNRTTVSTTTDTTSNGATVNTTTDTTSNGTTVSTTSNGATVNTTTDTTSNGTTVGTTTDTTSNGTTVSTTTDITSNGTTVGTTTDTTSNGTTVSTTTDTTSNRTTVSTTTDTTSNGATVNTTTNTTSNGATVNTTSNGTTVSTTTNTTSNRATVSTTTYTTSNGTTVSTTSNGTTVSTTTDTTSNGTTVSTTTDTTSNGTTVSTTTDTTSNGTTVSTTTDTTSNGTTVSDIKDDSDNGTTVSAIKDDSDNGTTVSAIKDDSDNGTTVSAIKDDSDNGTTVSAIKDDSDNGTTVSAIKDDSDNGIDTFSTGKDTIVLTLTDTPVISWTDDTGTDSKKKPVIRNTGAGNHTLTVREVNKGNVEDVTEEEHKGGGEQRDTGRSLYTVNQPGHTDTQELFPITGTSLQPTRDSGVGGADTELPSNRWTDAMDNEDDYEEEEEGGRMVRGLRGRSQWRLNGRPLRRGEERGGVVVLGRRGATLTLPSLAVGDSGNYSCHRGGKLVSSLRVSVAVPPERPKLSCYKRSPSSKIRCDWTASQPVTPVPQCYLLLQKGLSGSFSRVNCSYSVLLSRCWCAIGHQEKESREPHLAYLCVTNTAGNTTSPLLDFTPLDIINPDPPSSVVVRGVEGQERRLRVGWAVPHSWKERDRYHELLYELRYHTMPHGTQIKGTTTARFYTITDALPGVQYLIQLRAKEEFDGHWSEWSTAVYANTWTAPVPTAFSDLSTVMDYTDDTDSGSGMTEETSVSESRGDVEVWPHVLWVVASCVLLSITLLSTYLYRHRERFMSKLWRLSPVSSSPACPSPPVTALPTQEGHALVNFDHPIYGEPVPQEEEWKEEDEEEEEEEKGKVIRFNNTSYFLVQSK; encoded by the exons ATGCCATCGTGGATCAGGCTGGCGGTTCTCCTGTCTGCGCTGACAGTCCACTGCTTTCTGGACGGGACCTGTCCACGGAGAG acccCCCTCCCAGGGTGCTGGTGGTGTCCCCAGGCAGCGTTCTGGTCTTGGCCTGTAGTGGTCAGGTGGAGGTGAACGGGCTGGAGGTGATGGTTAACAGGGCCAAACACACCAGCACCACCGCTGGAAATGGAAAATACACCAGTGTCATTACCGGAGTACACCCCACCACTGTCAGCACCACAACAGACACCACATCTAACAGAACCACTGTCAGCACCACAACAGACACCACATCTAACGGAACCACTGTCAGCACCACAACAGACACCACATCTAACAGAACCACTGTCAGCACCACAACAGACACCACATCTAACGGAGCCACTGTCAACACCACAACAGACACCACATCTAACGGAACCATTGTCGGCACCACAACAGACACCACATCTAACAGAACCACTGTCAGCACCACAACAGACACCACATCTAACGGAGCCACTGTCAACACCACAACAGACACCACATCTAACGGAACCACTGTCAGCACCACATCTAACGGAGCCACTGTCAACACCACAACAGACACCACATCTAACGGAACCACTGTCGGCACCACAACAGACACCACATCTAACGGAACCACTGTCAGCACCACAACAGACATCACATCTAACGGAACCACTGTCGGCACCACAACAGACACCACATCTAACGGAACCACTGTCAGCACCACAACAGACACCACATCTAACAGAACCACTGTCAGCACCACAACAGACACCACATCTAACGGAGCCACTGTCAACACCACAACAAACACCACATCTAACGGAGCCACTGTCAACACCACATCTAACGGAACCACTGTCAGCACCACAACAAACACCACATCTAACAGAGCCACTGTCAGCACCACAACATACACCACATCTAACGGAACCACTGTCAGCACCACATCTAACGGAACCACTGTCAGCACCACAACAGACACCACATCTAACGGAACCACTGTCAGCACCACAACAGACACCACATCTAACGGAACCACTGTCAGCACCACAACAGACACCACATCTAACGGAACCACTGTCAGCACCACAACAGACACCACATCTAACGGAACCACTGTCAGTGATATAAAAGACGACAGTGATAATGGAACTACAGTCAGTGCTATAAAAGATGACAGTGATAATGGAACGACAGTCAGTGCTATAAAAGACGACAGTGATAATGGAACGACAGTCAGTGCTATAAAAGACGACAGTGATAATGGAACGACAGTCAGTGCTATAAAAGACGACAGTGATAATGGAACTACAGTCAGTGCTATAAAAGACGACAGTGATAATGGAATAGACACATTTTCTACTGGAAAGGACACTATTGTCCTTACCCTAACAGACACTCCTGTCATAAGCTGGACAGATGATACCGGGACAGACAGTAAGAAGAAACCCGTCATCAGGAACACTGGTGCAGGAAACCACACTCTTACTGTGAGAGAAGTTAACAAAGGGAATGTGGAAGATGTAACAGAGGAGGAGCacaaaggaggaggagagcagagggatacAGGGCGGAGTCTTTACACTGTCAATCAACCAGGACATACAGATACACAGGAACTATTTCCTATTACTGGGACATCGCTCCAACCAACCAGAGACAGCGGAGTGGGAGGGGCTGACACTGAGCTGCCCTCTAATCGGTGGACTGATGCGATGGACAATGAGGATGactatgaggaagaggaggagggagggaggatggtgaGGGGGCTGAGAGGAAGGTCTCAGTGGAGACTGAACGGGAGGCcgctgagaagaggagaggaaagaggaggagtagTGGTGTTAGGGAGGAGAGGCGCCACTCTGACCCTGCCCTCCCTGGCGGTGGGTGACTCTGGGAACTACAGCTGCCACCGCGGAGGCAAACTGGTCTCCTCTCTGAGGGTGAGCGTGGCAG TTCCCCCAGAGAGGCCTAAGCTGTCCTGCTATAAGAGGTCACCCAGCAGTAAGATCCGCTGTGATTGGACAGCCAGTCAACCGGTGACTCCTGTCCCTCAGTGCTACCTCCTCCTACAGAAAGG tctatcaGGGTCATTCTCTCGTGTCAACTGTTCCTACTCCGTCCTGCTGTCTCGGTGTTGGTGTGCTATAGGTCATCAagagaaggagagtagagagCCACACCTGGCTTACCTGTGTGTCACCAACACTGCTGGCAACACCACCAGCCCTCTCCTAGACTTCACACCTCTGGAcatta ttaatccagACCCCCCCAGCTCAGTGGTGGTGAGGGGTGTggaggggcaggagaggagactgagggtgGGCTGGGCTGTTCCTCACTCCTGGAAAGAGAGAGACCGCTATCACGAGCTGCTTTATGAGCTCAGATACCACACCATGCCACACGGAACACAG atAAAAGGGACCACCACAGCCCGGTTCTACACTATAACAGATGCGTTGCCAGGAGTACAGTACCTGATCCAACTCAGAGCTAAGGAAGAGTTTGATGGCCACTGGAGTGAATGGAGCACGGCTGTCTACGCCAACACCtggacag CCCCTGTGCCAACTGCGTTCAGCGATCTTTCTACTGTTATg GACTACACAGACGACACAGATTCTGGCTCTGGAATGACAGAAGAGACATCAG tctctgagTCTCGGGGTGATGTAGAGGTGTGGCCTCATGTCCTGTGGGTGGTTGCTTCCTGTGTGCTGCTGTCCATCACTCTGTTGTCCACCTACCTCTACAG acaCAGGGAGAGGTTCATGTCTAAACTGTGGAGGTTGAGtcccgtctcctcctctcctgcttgCCCCTcccccccagtcacagccctgCCTACCCAGGAAGGACATGCCCTCGTGAACTTTGACCACCCAATCTACGGGGAACCTGTCCCACAGGAAGaagagtggaaggaggaggatgaagaggaggaggaagaggagaaggggaaagtTATTCGCTTTAACAACACAAGCTATTTTCTGGTCCAGAGCAAATGA
- the LOC135520740 gene encoding uncharacterized protein LOC135520740 isoform X1 — protein sequence MPSWIRLAVLLSALTVHCFLDGTCPRRDPPPRVLVVSPGSVLVLACSGQVEVNGLEVMVNRAKHTSTTAGNGKYTSVITGVHPTTVSTTTDTTSNRTTVSTTTDTTSNGTTVSTTTDTTSNRTTVSTTTDTTSNGATVNTTTDTTSNGTIVGTTTDTTSNRTTVSTTTDTTSNGATVNTTTDTTSNGTTVSTTSNGATVNTTTDTTSNGTTVGTTTDTTSNGTTVSTTTDITSNGTTVGTTTDTTSNGTTVSTTTDTTSNRTTVSTTTDTTSNGATVNTTTNTTSNGATVNTTSNGTTVSTTTNTTSNRATVSTTTYTTSNGTTVSTTSNGTTVSTTTDTTSNGTTVSTTTDTTSNGTTVSTTTDTTSNGTTVSTTTDTTSNGTTVSDIKDDSDNGTTVSAIKDDSDNGTTVSAIKDDSDNGTTVSAIKDDSDNGTTVSAIKDDSDNGTTVSAIKDDSDNGIDTFSTGKDTIVLTLTDTPVISWTDDTGTDSKKKPVIRNTGAGNHTLTVREVNKGNVEDVTEEEHKGGGEQRDTGRSLYTVNQPGHTDTQELFPITGTSLQPTRDSGVGGADTELPSNRWTDAMDNEDDYEEEEEGGRMVRGLRGRSQWRLNGRPLRRGEERGGVVVLGRRGATLTLPSLAVGDSGNYSCHRGGKLVSSLRVSVAVPPERPKLSCYKRSPSSKIRCDWTASQPVTPVPQCYLLLQKGLSGSFSRVNCSYSVLLSRCWCAIGHQEKESREPHLAYLCVTNTAGNTTSPLLDFTPLDIINPDPPSSVVVRGVEGQERRLRVGWAVPHSWKERDRYHELLYELRYHTMPHGTQIKGTTTARFYTITDALPGVQYLIQLRAKEEFDGHWSEWSTAVYANTWTAPVPTAFSDLSTVMQDYTDDTDSGSGMTEETSVSESRGDVEVWPHVLWVVASCVLLSITLLSTYLYRHRERFMSKLWRLSPVSSSPACPSPPVTALPTQEGHALVNFDHPIYGEPVPQEEEWKEEDEEEEEEEKGKVIRFNNTSYFLVQSK from the exons ATGCCATCGTGGATCAGGCTGGCGGTTCTCCTGTCTGCGCTGACAGTCCACTGCTTTCTGGACGGGACCTGTCCACGGAGAG acccCCCTCCCAGGGTGCTGGTGGTGTCCCCAGGCAGCGTTCTGGTCTTGGCCTGTAGTGGTCAGGTGGAGGTGAACGGGCTGGAGGTGATGGTTAACAGGGCCAAACACACCAGCACCACCGCTGGAAATGGAAAATACACCAGTGTCATTACCGGAGTACACCCCACCACTGTCAGCACCACAACAGACACCACATCTAACAGAACCACTGTCAGCACCACAACAGACACCACATCTAACGGAACCACTGTCAGCACCACAACAGACACCACATCTAACAGAACCACTGTCAGCACCACAACAGACACCACATCTAACGGAGCCACTGTCAACACCACAACAGACACCACATCTAACGGAACCATTGTCGGCACCACAACAGACACCACATCTAACAGAACCACTGTCAGCACCACAACAGACACCACATCTAACGGAGCCACTGTCAACACCACAACAGACACCACATCTAACGGAACCACTGTCAGCACCACATCTAACGGAGCCACTGTCAACACCACAACAGACACCACATCTAACGGAACCACTGTCGGCACCACAACAGACACCACATCTAACGGAACCACTGTCAGCACCACAACAGACATCACATCTAACGGAACCACTGTCGGCACCACAACAGACACCACATCTAACGGAACCACTGTCAGCACCACAACAGACACCACATCTAACAGAACCACTGTCAGCACCACAACAGACACCACATCTAACGGAGCCACTGTCAACACCACAACAAACACCACATCTAACGGAGCCACTGTCAACACCACATCTAACGGAACCACTGTCAGCACCACAACAAACACCACATCTAACAGAGCCACTGTCAGCACCACAACATACACCACATCTAACGGAACCACTGTCAGCACCACATCTAACGGAACCACTGTCAGCACCACAACAGACACCACATCTAACGGAACCACTGTCAGCACCACAACAGACACCACATCTAACGGAACCACTGTCAGCACCACAACAGACACCACATCTAACGGAACCACTGTCAGCACCACAACAGACACCACATCTAACGGAACCACTGTCAGTGATATAAAAGACGACAGTGATAATGGAACTACAGTCAGTGCTATAAAAGATGACAGTGATAATGGAACGACAGTCAGTGCTATAAAAGACGACAGTGATAATGGAACGACAGTCAGTGCTATAAAAGACGACAGTGATAATGGAACGACAGTCAGTGCTATAAAAGACGACAGTGATAATGGAACTACAGTCAGTGCTATAAAAGACGACAGTGATAATGGAATAGACACATTTTCTACTGGAAAGGACACTATTGTCCTTACCCTAACAGACACTCCTGTCATAAGCTGGACAGATGATACCGGGACAGACAGTAAGAAGAAACCCGTCATCAGGAACACTGGTGCAGGAAACCACACTCTTACTGTGAGAGAAGTTAACAAAGGGAATGTGGAAGATGTAACAGAGGAGGAGCacaaaggaggaggagagcagagggatacAGGGCGGAGTCTTTACACTGTCAATCAACCAGGACATACAGATACACAGGAACTATTTCCTATTACTGGGACATCGCTCCAACCAACCAGAGACAGCGGAGTGGGAGGGGCTGACACTGAGCTGCCCTCTAATCGGTGGACTGATGCGATGGACAATGAGGATGactatgaggaagaggaggagggagggaggatggtgaGGGGGCTGAGAGGAAGGTCTCAGTGGAGACTGAACGGGAGGCcgctgagaagaggagaggaaagaggaggagtagTGGTGTTAGGGAGGAGAGGCGCCACTCTGACCCTGCCCTCCCTGGCGGTGGGTGACTCTGGGAACTACAGCTGCCACCGCGGAGGCAAACTGGTCTCCTCTCTGAGGGTGAGCGTGGCAG TTCCCCCAGAGAGGCCTAAGCTGTCCTGCTATAAGAGGTCACCCAGCAGTAAGATCCGCTGTGATTGGACAGCCAGTCAACCGGTGACTCCTGTCCCTCAGTGCTACCTCCTCCTACAGAAAGG tctatcaGGGTCATTCTCTCGTGTCAACTGTTCCTACTCCGTCCTGCTGTCTCGGTGTTGGTGTGCTATAGGTCATCAagagaaggagagtagagagCCACACCTGGCTTACCTGTGTGTCACCAACACTGCTGGCAACACCACCAGCCCTCTCCTAGACTTCACACCTCTGGAcatta ttaatccagACCCCCCCAGCTCAGTGGTGGTGAGGGGTGTggaggggcaggagaggagactgagggtgGGCTGGGCTGTTCCTCACTCCTGGAAAGAGAGAGACCGCTATCACGAGCTGCTTTATGAGCTCAGATACCACACCATGCCACACGGAACACAG atAAAAGGGACCACCACAGCCCGGTTCTACACTATAACAGATGCGTTGCCAGGAGTACAGTACCTGATCCAACTCAGAGCTAAGGAAGAGTTTGATGGCCACTGGAGTGAATGGAGCACGGCTGTCTACGCCAACACCtggacag CCCCTGTGCCAACTGCGTTCAGCGATCTTTCTACTGTTATg cAGGACTACACAGACGACACAGATTCTGGCTCTGGAATGACAGAAGAGACATCAG tctctgagTCTCGGGGTGATGTAGAGGTGTGGCCTCATGTCCTGTGGGTGGTTGCTTCCTGTGTGCTGCTGTCCATCACTCTGTTGTCCACCTACCTCTACAG acaCAGGGAGAGGTTCATGTCTAAACTGTGGAGGTTGAGtcccgtctcctcctctcctgcttgCCCCTcccccccagtcacagccctgCCTACCCAGGAAGGACATGCCCTCGTGAACTTTGACCACCCAATCTACGGGGAACCTGTCCCACAGGAAGaagagtggaaggaggaggatgaagaggaggaggaagaggagaaggggaaagtTATTCGCTTTAACAACACAAGCTATTTTCTGGTCCAGAGCAAATGA